The following coding sequences lie in one Myxococcus xanthus genomic window:
- a CDS encoding PQQ-binding-like beta-propeller repeat protein, protein MLRKPLLALLLSASVLSAACSDDEQKPAVLIIDREAVDFGELEVGQTSPEHLFTVRNASPSAVESVSVKVEGSGFTIAANTCERFLDAGMECEVRVRFSPRLAGPSEAHLKVEGAPDVDSAVLKGMGVGYVEVRSLPGAGAHVVAEGDGWSCGEPCKVPVRKAQVTLRTAPAGFPTWGGDCTVVAGGGCSLVIDGTKVVSLQGFAPLLQWEVRRSSHPRSVAVMPDGDILVLEVGQLLRLSGTGQVRWSVSLSGGVEMALDGQGNSYVVDFSGRVTRYDADGQVLWTSSGSAETSNWPELAVSTSGHVYVLLSLGNHELARQLKLIALSPQGAERWSLLFNEGQFNHASGLAVDAQGEVYLSGTVFNRNATSGELVFVKSYLRKYSAEGAIRWETQDVWNLFAVNAEGATSTLSPSGESTEGFTQRWIGANGMTQWSAAVPNGPGVLTLQTFSPSGTLLIGGHELLAGGTEIGRGWFSAMNLTTRAPGPVTYVEGSTGAGGPVRISGLALTPAGDVVVTGGFGAVTDQGGGYIRGYDGRVLAGVP, encoded by the coding sequence GACCTCCCCCGAGCACCTCTTCACCGTGCGCAATGCGTCTCCGTCGGCGGTGGAGTCCGTGTCCGTCAAGGTGGAGGGCAGCGGGTTCACCATCGCCGCCAACACCTGCGAGCGCTTCCTCGACGCGGGCATGGAGTGCGAGGTGCGGGTGCGGTTCTCGCCCCGGCTGGCGGGGCCGAGCGAGGCCCACCTCAAGGTAGAGGGCGCTCCCGACGTGGACAGTGCGGTCCTCAAGGGCATGGGCGTCGGCTATGTGGAGGTGCGGAGCCTGCCCGGTGCCGGAGCGCACGTGGTGGCCGAGGGGGACGGCTGGTCCTGCGGCGAGCCGTGCAAGGTGCCGGTCCGCAAGGCGCAGGTGACCCTCCGGACCGCGCCGGCGGGGTTTCCGACTTGGGGCGGGGACTGCACCGTGGTGGCGGGCGGCGGCTGCTCGCTCGTCATCGACGGGACGAAGGTCGTCTCCCTGCAGGGGTTCGCGCCCCTCCTGCAGTGGGAGGTGCGGCGGAGCTCCCATCCACGGAGCGTGGCGGTCATGCCCGACGGCGACATCCTCGTCCTGGAGGTCGGGCAGTTGCTGCGGCTCAGCGGCACCGGGCAGGTGCGCTGGTCGGTCTCCCTGAGCGGCGGGGTGGAGATGGCCTTGGACGGCCAGGGCAACAGCTACGTGGTGGACTTCTCCGGGCGAGTGACCCGGTACGACGCGGACGGGCAGGTGCTGTGGACCTCTTCAGGGTCCGCCGAGACTTCCAACTGGCCCGAGCTCGCGGTGAGCACCAGCGGGCACGTCTACGTGCTGTTGAGCCTGGGCAATCATGAGCTCGCGCGTCAGCTCAAGCTCATCGCCCTCTCACCGCAGGGTGCCGAGCGCTGGAGCCTGCTCTTCAATGAGGGCCAGTTCAACCACGCCTCCGGCCTGGCGGTGGATGCCCAGGGGGAGGTCTATCTGTCCGGCACCGTGTTCAACCGGAACGCGACGTCCGGGGAGTTGGTGTTCGTGAAGTCCTACCTCCGGAAGTACAGCGCCGAGGGCGCCATCCGGTGGGAGACGCAGGACGTCTGGAACCTCTTCGCCGTCAACGCAGAGGGCGCGACGAGCACCCTCTCCCCCAGCGGCGAGTCCACCGAGGGCTTCACTCAGCGGTGGATTGGCGCGAACGGGATGACGCAATGGAGCGCGGCGGTCCCGAACGGGCCGGGCGTGCTCACCCTGCAGACCTTCTCGCCCTCCGGCACGCTGCTCATCGGCGGGCACGAGCTCCTCGCGGGCGGAACGGAGATTGGCCGGGGCTGGTTCTCGGCGATGAACCTCACGACCCGCGCTCCCGGCCCGGTGACCTACGTCGAGGGGAGCACGGGGGCGGGAGGCCCGGTCCGTATCAGCGGCCTCGCGCTCACCCCAGCGGGCGATGTCGTGGTGACCGGCGGCTTCGGCGCCGTCACGGACCAGGGCGGGGGCTACATCCGAGGGTACGACGGGCGCGTGCTCGCGGGCGTGCCGTAG